Proteins found in one Oscarella lobularis chromosome 16, ooOscLobu1.1, whole genome shotgun sequence genomic segment:
- the LOC136196789 gene encoding protein bark beetle-like codes for MALQYFVSLLFLQFALCDATAHAKLSGRVTSPVVLTETGSPYEVSADLEIVNATVTLKPGVRVRLHPRAIVHLSGSSSLVAKGTPTKPIVLTLNETQSNDASYSGKVRLVGGLSSNEGRLEVYNDVVGRWGTVCSEEWDYQDAQVVCSELGFGYPTNYRLSFGSGWGDVGFSRVSCNGHETSIFDCPVKSWSNNNCTHAYDVGLECLSKGNRLVTSWGGLSFGSGSSGVLEHVVIEKTGSGVLGAITIQGKAVLSLTDVIIGNCSSSAVHLLSVTENVEFDGLQVIRALTGVSGLLSTKFTCRNCSFENFRKSAVALSWYTPISNLSSSSIPTVNLNVKLISTTSQVSSKSIPVSPSGTVVLTSVTGRYGSYKRTFVAPRGYGLRLVFNQPAYLRDSIRISVADGESDGAVQQFSSYISGAATVYSSKLVLTIYRRYSYYYQSSVNMSLTAFLAPFEIGPESRDVTLSDCTFGTSAFSSNRPLTLGSQFDSLLVRNCSFKSNGMNGIISLGASGNVTILSSTFAENLAGGHGYVYNTAISISGSYHTIAIVNCTISGFSNALEFSVDTDLGLTIANCTMTRNRQWAISLNRYSYHDYYYWGSWNRTLSVNIARNDFLFNALGITMNMNVQSREHGAVSIRFTQNTIRGGGKAFGFTLLQGSQLVSKVLIANNTFSNNTARDMIVDIEVYGRSALDLIIEGNAFRSNRAEVIVDLAPIASYSSSNPVILFQSVTFRRNVLTDNSAVWPYSSSSNPSAVLVIERSVDVIAYHNVFNNPSSSLELGLRGVRRRLFSQHLNMTLNYWGTVNSTEIAERIYDSMDSSDLPVVVYSPYLLSPDDFCHVGKTGNATVYKSIILHSNGTVGGPLNRPFTLKSSQTSYLVAKTIRVLPGGVLTIDAGVTLRFQYGTGIDVEGGRLVTKGTTDKLIYFTAEMAPNDPKTQFSDVRLIDESVYWYGTSGILQIFRRGSWSSVCLSYKKSYSYSSISRLAQIACLRLGFSSGSRSSLVWYPKIGTPVVTSFSCSSSDSDLDDCSLSFGNYAADSGCLNRLVVYCRNTRYSAIIENWVGLTFRGNSMSSLSFTHIAYAGLSREGALPAVRCYNHVPRFNGVVISQSYSSAISATSLRDRVNISGLHIDSARGDGISVRRSSGLDLIVHNVSMTNVYGQGIRLQEDVYDGDVTALESICAMPATLTVDRANDLFVGLRLRQHSAAMFCSGVVVAPGYLLSVSAVSLQLYPEDRLIIRDGSSANSTVLADYTGHSNANGRSVLSSGSSLYIELLTGKRKGAPGFVLRVAAVPVSVRKSSVKIENVRITRSDYGIFVEGMDDDLVIANSTIETRQYGVYVYSSLGSVSIVNTTLTGSSVAALYFTSFRGNVTIRNNTVTNCSYGVQLYHSYSSGNNLSISSTLGVVIDSNVVTGSYSAIQLNLQPSYQSFQANVVQNVLSNNKIGCEIAGQSYGGVTRTGKYYANLVGNNFTANHYTGLSITAELIRVVTIYSNDFAFHNSTKEGSGSAFFDVGSLSTFNVTANRFTANRGSFVVRFFSRSKSKSASVFIGNLLVNNTVITPVSQAEGVKDNRSAVVVLAQQSTVVVRENAFMNFASSYELSINIPVQSSAEATVNATRNYWGEGVENEADIQKRVYAFGSCSRLARVVVVPYLKSPLGPAVVPSKTTDSIVHEDALVSGLVSNRFVLRRSLSPYIVIGDVSVLPRGELIIEEGVTLRFSANTGILVEGRLTAKGTTANPIYMVDDDLLTKQAAGKEVDGSLRLVQQSSHVSGILEIFYRGHWGAVCAASETGTQYHAFGTYHNYYIARVVCRSLFNTNSRFHETDTSYAGKGWLQHVLCSGNEFDLADCQNYEFSSAKCIYGALRVSCYVSSHLPKDSQRKSFIYWSGVRFSASSGGRGRGSVMENVQVINAGIANAERVAAIQSVGHNLTLANVLVSKSYWIGIETTNAPTNSSLVGVRSFDNGGSGIRLVNSLSLAVNDSQCKGNTGHGLELSPVSVPMRLWNIPVVYDQIVDICSQSLVNITKSFYLRFSPRRELDTLPSNCFITIMASPGFVPSFHLITYAFGQKLRTLQVDGARYTSRRSMAGAQHYTAPLSRMTVAIEIGSNVDYDYYCTSSAPYDDYYTTTPPPLSSSSGTYDPESDYILAYIEEQPLSGISKTTQIIRRCSLSSNTGHGLSAYSVDQRRYELIESTVSNNSLGGISVTSNFTPQFVATESSSVSLFFLRNEIEGNWNTTESGLLPLAGLSFVGESNIFLQNNVLRRNRIGLDLEMALRSTVLLVDNDFQNNVGSHSVHVRGGDACTCIGNRFKDNRNDFSDVLFVADNANIFVTRNSFSSNRGRSIVRMTDDLSKIFGQWNAFALNSASQSVISVEPSKGVNLQWTNNSIYDQSSDTKFTVSSPNTQLLTVYAKRNWWGPVESSRSLSHRINVPFSVNITPVLLKDPQLVSSYCSSGWKGYDCDCHLYVGGALTWPAANDYCKSLGGWLATAGFTSSGEFFRDMSSVSPSSSLRRPDIWLGLRNSGDGWRNSQDGALFDGLYPKWKSDAMKGASGCLMIGADGWKAVPCSRRLPFVCSQSGSRRPSLPNFTHNLLSVNRDDVVNGQILGLLSFNNRTVNATYSMTVLNTSEAIFSPSIGLDATSGSIIVANASLLQHYAHKRLVFVIRASLSSISNCTAAKAVSFQLLGSPKSIRSGSSVVGRVVGGSIAGVAVVILACLLIVSVVKRNRRRARASMLYTSLQKSDSSEDVCTTSDAADETHEEDLGLANKSVDDKSANL; via the exons ATGGCACTCCA GTATTTCGTTTCTCTGCTCTTTCTACAGTTTGCTCTATGCG ACGCAACAGCCCATGCTAAACTTAGCGGTCGCGTGACGTCTCCTGTGGTTCTGACCGAAACCGGAAGTCCTTACGAGGTTTCAGCGGATCTCGAGATCGTGAACGCCACGGTGACGTTGAAACCGGGCGTTCGTGTTCGCTTGCATCCGCGCGCGATCGTTCATCTTTCCGGTTCGAGCTCGCTCGTTGCCAAAGGCACGCCCACAAAGCCAATTGTATTGACTCTGAACGAAACGCAGTCAAATGATGCGTCGTACAGCGGCAAAGTTCGCCTCGTCGGCGGATTGTCATCGAACGAGGGTCGCTTGGAAGTctacaacgacgtcgttggtCGATGGGGCACCGTGTGCAGTGAGGAGTGGGACTACCAAGACGCCCAGGTTGTCTGTAGCGAATTAGGCTTTGGTTACCCGACTAATTACCGCCTCTCGTTCGGATCCGGTTGGGGTGACGTCGGTTTCTCACGTGTCAGCTGTAATGGTCACGAGACATCCATATTTGATTGTCCTGTAAAGTCATGGAGCAATAATAATTGCACTCACGCTTACGACGTCGGCTTGGAATGTTTATCGAAAGGGAATCgtttagtgacgtcatgggGTGGACTGTCGTTTGGAAGCGGTAGTTCCGGCGTGCTCGAACACGTGGTAATTGAGAAGACCGGATCTGGGGTATTGGGTGCTATAACGATCCAAGGGAAAGCCGTCCTGTCGCTGACAGATGTCATCATCGGAAATTGTTCGTCTTCTGCAGTTCATCTGCTCTCGGTGACTGAGAATGTCGAGTTTGATGGCCTACAAGTAATAAGGGCACTGACGGGCGTATCTGGATTACTCTCAACAAAATTCACGTGCAGAAATTGCTCTTTTGAGAACTTCCGCAAATCAGCAGTTGCACTGTCTTGGTATACACCGATCTCGAActtgtcatcgtcgtctatCCCGACAGTTAATCTCAACGTCAAACTGATCTCAACGACGTCTCAGGTCTCTTCGAAATCGATTCCCGTTAGCCCGAGCGGAACTGTCGTCCTAACAAGCGTCACGGGACGGTACGGATCGTACAAACGAACATTCGTCGCTCCACGTGGATATGGTCTGAGACTTGTTTTCAATCAGCCCGCGTATCTGCGCGACTCTATTCGTATAAGCGTCGCAGACGGCGAGAGTGATGGCGCAGTTCAGCAGTTCTCTTCTTACATCTCCGGCGCCGCTACCGTCTATTCGTCGAAATTGGTTCTGACCATCTATCGGCGCTACTCCTACTATTACCAGTCATCTGTGAATATGAGCCTAACTGCCTTCCTTGCTCCATTCGAAATAG GTCCGGAGTCGCGAGACGTAACGCTGAGTGACTGCACTTTCGGCACATCGGCTTTTTCGTCAAATAGACCTCTTACCCTTGGCAGCCAATTTGACAGTCTTCTCGTCCGAAACTGTTCGTTTAAATCAAACGGAATGAACGGAATAATCTCCCTCGGCGCGTCCGGCAACGTGACGATATTGTCAAGCACTTTTGCTGAAAATTTGGCTGGTGGTCACGGATACGTCTACAACACGGCTATATCCATTAGCGGTAGTTATCACACGATCGCTATCGTAAACTGTACCATTAGTGGCTTTTCTAATGCGCTTGAGTTTTCGGTCGATACAGACCTTGGATTGACTATTGCCAATTGCACGATGACGAGAAACCGTCAGTGGGCTATCTCTCTAAATCGATATTCCTACCACGACTACTACTATTGGGGAAGTTGGAATCGTACTCTGTCGGTAAACATCGcccgaaacgatttcttaTTCAACGCGTTGGGCATTACAATGAACATGAACGTTCAAAGTCGAGAACACGGAGCCGTATCTATTCGCTTCACACAAAACACTATTCGAGGAGGCGGCAAGGCATTCGGCTTCACCCTGCTCCAAGGCTCGCAGCTCGTGTCAAAGGTTCTCATAGCTAACAACACGTTCTCAAATAATACCGCGAGGGACATGATTGTGGATATCGAAGTTTACGGGCGAAGCGCTCTCGATTTGATTATCGAAGGCAACGCCTTTCGCTCTAATCGCGCTGAGGTCATTGTGGATCTCGCTCCGATCGCGAGCTACAGCTCTTCGAATCCAGTCATTCTATTTCAATCGGTAACGTTCAGACGAAATGTACTGACGGACAATTCGGCCGTGTGGCCGTACTCCTCGTCATCAAACCCGTCCGCCGTTCTCGTAATAgaacgaagcgtcgacgttATCGCCTATCACAACGTCTTCAAcaatccgtcgtcgtcgctcgagtTGGGTCTGCGCGGAGTGCGTCGCCGTTTGTTCTCGCAACATCTCAACATGACCCTCAACTATTGGGGAACTGTCAACTCGACTGAGATCGCGGAGCGGATTTACGACTCGATGGATTCGTCCGATctgcccgtcgtcgtctactCGCCCTACTTGCTTTCCCCCGACGACTTTTGCCACGTCGGAAAGACAGGCAACGCGACCGTATACAAATCGATTATTCTTCATTCGAATGGAACTGTGGGCGGTCCACTGAACAGGCCGTTCACTCTAAAGTCGTCTCAAACTTCGTATCTCGTCGCGAAGACGATTCGGGTACTGCCGGGCGGAGTACTAACTATCGACGCGGGCGTCACTCTCCGGTTCCAATACGGCACTGGCATCGACGTTGAAGGCGGTCGTCTCGTCACTAAAGGCACAACGGACAAACTGATCTATTTCACGGCCGAGATGGCCCCCAACGATCCGAAAACCCAATTTTCCGACGTTCGTCTCATCGACGAGTCGGTCTATTGGTATGGCACGAGCGGTATTTTGCAAATATTTCGACGCGGTTCGTGGTCGTCTGTCTGCCTGTCATACAAGAAATCTTACAGTTATAGCTCTATAAGCCGACTCGCTCAAATCGCTTGCCTTCGCCTGGGTTTCTCTTCAGGGTCTCGGAGCAGCCTGGTATGGTATCCGAAAATCGGTACTCCCGTCGTCACGTCCTTCTCTTGTTCGTCAAGCGATTCGGATTTGGACGACTGCTCGTTGTCGTTCGGAAATTATGCGGCCGATTCAGGATGCCTTAATCGGCTTGTCGTCTACTGCCGCAACACGAGGTATAGCGCGATTATAGAAAATTGGGTTGGACTGACGTTTCGCGGCAATTCGATGTCGTCTCTCTCATTTACTCACATCGCTTACGCCGGATTATCAAGAGAAGGAGCTCTTCCAGCGGTTCGGTGCTACAACCACGTTCCTCGCTTCAACGGAGTTGTAATCAGCCAATCGTATTCGTCTGCTATTTCCGCGACGTCACTCCGCGACAGAGTCAACATCAGTGGTCTTCACATCGACTCGGCTCGCGGCGACGGTATTTCCGTACGTCGATCAAGCGGCTTGGACCTTATTGTCCATAACGTGTCAATGACGAATGTTTACGGACAGGGAATACGTCTGCAAGAGGACGTCTACGACGGCGATGTGACCGCACTCGAGTCCATCTGTGCTATGCCCGCAACGCTCACTGTCGATCGGGCTAACGACCTCTTCGTCGGTCTCCGCCTTCGTCAACACTCGGCGGCCATGTTCTGCTCAGGCGTCGTTGTGGCGCCGGGGTATCTGCTCAGCGTCAGCGCCGTCAGTTTGCAACTGTACCCAGAAGACCGTTTGATCATTCGAGACGGATCTTCGGCGAACAGTACCGTTCTGGCCGACTACACCGGTCACTCGAACGCCAATGGCCGTTCCGTTCTCAGCAGTGGCAGTAGCCTTTACATTGAACTCCTGACGGGTAAGAGGAAAGGCGCGCCGGGATTCGTACTGCGCGTGGCGGCTGTTCCTGTCAGCGTACGCAAATCGTCGGTGAAGATAGAGAACGTTCGCATTACCAGATCTGATTACGGCATATTCGTTGAGGGAatggacgacgatttggtgatagcgaattcgacgatcgaaacCCGACAATACGGTGTATACGTTTATTCTTCTCTCGGTTCGGTATCTATCGTCAATACGACGTTGACTGGGTCGTCCGTGGCTGCTCTATATTTTACCTCGTTTCGGGGTAATGTCACTATCAGAAACAATACGGTGACGAACTGCTCTTACGGAGTTCAACTCTATCATTCCTATTCTTCGGGTAATAATCTGTCGATTTCGTCTACTCTCGGTGTTGTCATTGACTCAAACGTTGTGACTGGTAGTTACTCGGCCATTCAATTAAACCTCCAGCCTTCCTACCAGTCTTTCCAAGCCAACGTCGTTCAGAACGTGTTATCGAACAATAAAATTGGTTGCGAGATTGCGGGTCAATCGTACGGCGGCGTCACTCGTACTGGAAAGTACTACGCTAATTTGGTGGGGAATAATTTTACTGCTAATCACTACACCGGTCTATCAATTACCGCAGAGCTGATTCGAGTCGTCACGATCTACAGCAATGATTTTGCGTTTCATAACAGTACGAAAGAAGGCAGCGGCTCggctttttttgacgtcggtTCGTTGAGCACGTTCAATGTGACAGCCAATCGCTTCACCGCGAATCGCGGAAGTTTTGTTGTCAGGTTCTTTTCTCGCTCCAAGTCGAAATCGGCAAGCGTATTTATCGGCAACCTACTTGTCAATAACACGGTCATAACGCCCGTTAGCCAAGCGGAGGGAGTGAAGGACAACCGAAGTGCCGTCGTTGTCTTAGCCCAGCAGAGTACAGTGGTCGTTCGAGAGAATGCGTTTATGAACTTTGCTTCTTCCTACGAATTGTCTATCAATATACCGGTGCAGAGTTCGGCCGAAGCGACTGTGAATGCCACGAGAAACTACTGGGGCGAAGGCGTGGAGAACGAAGCAGACATTCAAAAGCGGGTCTACGCGTTTGGAAGTTGCTCTCGTTTGGCtcgagtcgtcgttgttCCCTACCTTAAATCTCCACTCGGTCCGGCAGTGGTGCCGTCAAAGACGACAGATAGCATTGTCCACGAAGATGCCTTGGTCAGTGGTCTGGtgtcgaatcgtttcgtcttgCGTCGTTCCCTGTCGCCGTATATCGTcatcggcgacgtttccgtACTGCCTCGCGGCGAACTGATTATCGAAGAGGGTGTCACGTTGCGATTCTCCGCCAATACTGGGATTCTAGTCGAAGGGCGGCTGACGGCGAAGGGAACGACCGCTAATCCAATTTACAtggtcgacgacgacttgctgACCAAACAGGCGGCCGGAAAGGAAGTGGACGGATCGTTGAGACTTGTTCAGCAGTCGTCACATGTTTCCGGTATTCTGGAAATCTTTTACCGCGGTCATTGGGGCGCCGTCTGCGCGGCCAGTGAAACGGGCACGCAGTACCATGCGTTCGGAACTTATCATAACTACTACATTGCTCGCGTCGTCTGCCGAAGTCTTTTCAATACGAACAGCAGGTTTCACGAAACCGATACTTCATATGCTGGGAAAGGCTGGTTGCAGCACGTTCTGTGCTCTGGAAACGAGTTCGATTTAGCCGATTGTCAAAATTATGAATTTTCTTCGGCAAAGTGCATTTACGGCGCGCTTAGAGTCTCCTGCTACGTTTCGTCGCACTTGCCGAAGGACAGTCAAAGAAAGTCATTTATCTATTGGTCTggcgttcgattttctgcaTCGAGCGGTGGAAGAGGAAGGGGATCTGTAATGGAAAATGTGCAAGTTATCAACGCTGGTATTGCTAATGCTGAGCGCGTAGCCGCTATACAGTCCGTTGGACATAATCTCACTCTTGCAAACGTTTTGGTGTCGAAGAGTTACTGGATTGGaatcgagacgacgaatgcaCCAACGAACTCTTCACTCGTCGGAGTAAGATCGTTTGATAACGGCGGGAGTGGAATTCGACTTGTGAATAGTTTATCGTTGGCCGTCAACGATTCCCAATGCAAGGGAAATACTGGTCACGGGTTAGAATTGTCGCCGGTCAGCGTTCCAATGAGACTGTGGAACATTCCTGTCGTCTATGACCAGATCGTAGACATCTGCTCTCAGTCACTGGTCAACATCACAAAATCTTTCTATCTTCGATTCAGTCCCCGACGTGAATTGGATACCTTGCCTTCGAACTGCTTTATTACCATTATGGCGAGTCCTGGATTTGTACCGTCTTTCCACCTGATTACCTATGCTTTCGGACAAAAGCTTCGAACGTTGCAAGTTGACGGCGCAAGATATACGTCGAGGCGTTCTATGGCTGGTGCTCAACATTACACCGCTCCTCTTTCGCGCATGACTGTCGCTATCGAAATCGGCAGCAACGTCGATTACGACTACTACTGCACTTCTTCTGCACCGTATGACGATTACTACACAACCACTCCACCaccgctctcgtcgtcttctggaACATACGACCCCGAAAGCGACTACATTCTGGCGTACATTGAAGAGCAGCCACTCTCTG GAATTTCAAAAACGACACAGATCATTCGTAGATGCAGTTTGTCGTCTAATACTGGTCACGGTTTGTCCGCCTACTCGGTCGATCAACGTCGCTACGAATTGATCGAATCTACGGTATCGAACAATAGCTTAGGCGGAATCTCTGTCACGTCAAACTTTACGCCGCAATTCGTCGCCACGGAGTCATCTTCCGTTTCactcttctttctccgcAACGAAATCGAAGGCAATTGGAACACAACGGAAAGCGGTTTGTTGCCACTGGCCGGTTTATCATTCGTCGGCGAATCAAATATCTTTCTCCAAAATAACGTCTTACGACGAAACAGGATCGGCCTCGACTTGGAGATGGCATTGCGTTCGACAGTTCTGCTTGTTGACAACGACTTTCAAAACAATGTCGGCAGTCATTCGGTACACGTACGCGGAGGCGACGCATGCACGTGTATCGGCAACCGATTCAAAGACaatcgaaacgatttcaGCGATGTacttttcgtcgccgacaaCGCAAATATATTTGTTACCAGGAACAGTTTTTCTTCAAACAGAGGCCGGTCGATAGTGAGGATGACTGACGATTTGTCTAAAATTTTCGGTCAATGGAATGCGTTTGCTTTGAATTCCGCTTCC CAATCAGTTATCAGCGTTGAGCCTTCGAAAGGCGTTAACCTGCAGTGGACCAATAACTCCATCTACGATCAATCCTCTGATACGAAATTTACGGTCAGTTCTCCCAACACTCAGCTGCTTACTGTGTATGCGAAGCGTAATTGGTGGGGGCCGGTGGAAAGCTCTCGGTCTCTATCGCACCGAATAAATGTTCCATTTTCGGTGAACATTACGCCCGTATTATTGAAAGATCCGCAGTTAGTGAGTTCTT ATTGCTCTTCCGGTTGGAAAGGATACGACTGCGACTGTCATTTGTACGTTGGTGGAGCACTTACTTGGCCGGCAGCAAATGACTACTGCAAG TCATTGGGAGGGTGGCTAGCCACAGCCGGATTTACTTCATCGGGTGAGTTCTTCCGAGACATGTCTTCCGTCTCGCCTTCCAGTTCACTTCGCCGACCAGATATATGGCTAGGACTCCGAAATAGCGGCGACGGTTGGCGGAACAGTCAAGATGGAGCACTGTTTGATGGACTTTATCCGAAGTGGAAGTCGGATGCGATGAAAGGTGCATCGGGCTGTTTGATGATCGGTGCCGACGGCTGGAAAGCTGTACCGtgctctcgtcgtcttccttttgTCTGCTCGCAAAGCGGATCTAGGCGGCCATCCTTGCCTAATTTTACTCACAATCTTCTTTCGGTTAAtagagacgacgttgtcaACGGACAAATTCTGGGATTATTATCCTTCAATAACAGGACCGTCAATGCGACGTATTCGATGACTGTTTTGAACACGTCCGAAGCAATCTTTTCTCCCTCGATTGGTCTAGATGCCACGTCCGGCTCAATCATCGTAGCTAATGCGTCGCTGCTCCAGCATTATGCGCATAAACGCCTGGTTTTCGTCATTCGCGCGAGTCTTTCTTCTATTTCCAACTGCACGGCTGCAAAAGCGGTCTCGTTTCAACTACTCGGCTCTCCCAAGAGTATACGTAGTG GAAGCTCTGTCGTCGGCCGAGTCGTCGGAGGTTCAATTGCTGGCGTTGCTGTTGTTATTTTGGCCTGTCTTCTAATTGTTAGCGTCGTCAAGAGAAATCGCAGACGTGCGCGGGCTTCTATGCTATATACCTCCTTGCAAAA GTCGGATAGCTCAGAAGACGTGTGTACTACAAGCGATGCCGCGGACGAAACACACGAGGAAGATCTTGGCCTGGCAAATAAATCGGTCGACGATAAGAGCGCTAATTTGTGA
- the LOC136196867 gene encoding uncharacterized protein: MAEQPSGPDPNNEGRKPKQGRYEATKNSLMAGIMTGEGRHAGSSIAILVLGLAVFVYSTFDFPPRPQSWRLASSIENGGIYPDLPLKKRKPFINRATEAQKFLFNVVKEGRYTVLVGPHGCGKTSLLLEIVRNQSGIVYVEYEPGRLFDNLRRAFDLRLPSEMLPIGLSYIPLLRHHLSYINWELGNDVEDASRLLMDVILPQASSYDAKAGRTFVLIIDDINKMLNRVEKGENALHKLQATLKKIADKLYMHVVLVDSAGEVVSHLRQKSAASRMQVREVRDVDRENSIYLLSYRISKTNMNLSASDVYEVITGGRLLLIWTAVECIKTEHVATIQAVMDCVSEEIPVRPNLKICGLAYYNESSLSWMVVRDLLEGDELIDTLDTKYTMSSSSLEFDWIFRCLVQNDIIYQHRNHSVTLYIQEINQDKLEHKVGSEEAKESKETEEVKLENEKSEL; the protein is encoded by the exons atggcggagcAACCAAGCGGTCCCGATCCGAACAATGAAGGCAGGAAGCCCAAGCAAGGACGATACGAGGCGACAAAA AACTCCCTTATGGCCGGCATTATGACTGGAGAAGGACGGCACGCAGGCTCGTCGATCGCCATTCTCGTCCTGGGTCTGGCTGTATTTGTCTATTCCACATTTGATTTCCCGCCGCGGCCGCAGAGCTGGCGTCTAGCTTCGTCTATTGAAAACGGAGGAATTTATCCCGACTTGCCgttaaaaaaaagaaagcccTTCATTAATCGTGCTACAGAAGCTCAGAAATTCTTGTTCAATGTCGTCAAAGAAGGACGATACACTGTTTTGGTAGGACCTCACGGTTGCGGAAAAACAAGCCTGCTCTTGGAAATTGTTCGAAATCAATCAGGTATTGTCTACGTAGAATACGAACCAGGCCGTCTGTTTGACAACCTGCGGCGTGCCTTTGATCTCCGTCTTCCATCTGAAATGCTGCCAATAGGCTTATCGTATATTCCTCTTCTCCGTCACCATTTGTCATACATCAACTGGGAACTTGGAAATGACGTAGAGGACGCTTCACGTTTACTGATGGATGTAATTCTACCACAAGCGTCTTCTTACGATGCAAAAGCAGGACGAACTTTTGTTCTCATTATAGACGATATTAACAAAATGCTAAATCGGGTTGAAAAGGGGGAAAACGCGCTCCACAAACTGCAGGCAACCCTAAAGAAAATAGCAGACAAACTTTATATGCACGTGGTGCTGGTAGACTCTGCAGGTGAGGTGGTTTCACACTTAAGACAGAAAAGTGCAGCGTCAAGAATGCAAGTTAGAGAAGTCAGGGATGTTGACAGGGAGAATTCCATCTACTTACTGTCATATCGAATCTCGAAGACGAATATGAACCTATCTGCGTCTGACGTATATGAGGTCATCACTGGAGGGCGACTATTGTTGATATGGACAGCAGTGGAGTGCATCAAAACAGAACATGTGGCAACGATTCAAGCGGTCATGGATTGCGTTTCTGAGGAAATACCTGTCCGGCCAAACCTTAAAATATGCGGACTTGCCTACTACAACGAATCTTCTCTTAGTTGGATGGTAGTGAGGGACTTACTCGAAGGAGACGAGCTTATCGACACTTTGGATACAAAGTACACCATGTCAAGTAGCTCACTTGAGTTTGACTGGATTTTCCGTTGTCTCGTTCAAAATGATATCATATATCAGCACCGTAATCACAGTGTCACACTATACA TACAAGAGATCAACCAAGATAAACTGGAGCACAAAGTAGGGTCAGAAGAGGCCAAAGAATCCAAAGAAACGGAGGAAGTCAAGCTGGAGAATGAAAAGTCTGAATTGTGA
- the LOC136197043 gene encoding uncharacterized protein isoform X1, giving the protein MKWPRREIDLRVKCLVDCLNSAFDQTDAIFMSLWRRFSLKEAVGKRRRTMENIKEVMFSIHRHLPKLISWTKQCRHGTCRFCSKRRQVWLYTGFVSNRGAATS; this is encoded by the exons ATGAAGTGGCCGCGGCGAGAAATCGACCTAAGAGTG AAATGTTTAGTGGATTGTTTGAACTCTGCCTTTGATCAAACAG ACGCAATTTTCATGTCTCTATGGagacgtttctctttgaaGGAAGCCGTGGGAAAGAGAAGGCGAACGATGGAAAATATCAAGGAG GTCATGTTTTCTATCCATCGACATTTACCGAAGTTGATCTCATGGACAAAGCAATGCAGACATGGAACGTGCAG ATTTTGttctaaaagaagacaagTGTGGCTATACACAGGCTTTGTATCCAATCGAGGTGCAGCAACATCCTAA
- the LOC136197043 gene encoding uncharacterized protein isoform X2, producing the protein MNEVAAARNRPKSVDCLNSAFDQTDAIFMSLWRRFSLKEAVGKRRRTMENIKEVMFSIHRHLPKLISWTKQCRHGTCRFCSKRRQVWLYTGFVSNRGAATS; encoded by the exons ATGAATGAAGTGGCCGCGGCGAGAAATCGACCTAAGAGTG TGGATTGTTTGAACTCTGCCTTTGATCAAACAG ACGCAATTTTCATGTCTCTATGGagacgtttctctttgaaGGAAGCCGTGGGAAAGAGAAGGCGAACGATGGAAAATATCAAGGAG GTCATGTTTTCTATCCATCGACATTTACCGAAGTTGATCTCATGGACAAAGCAATGCAGACATGGAACGTGCAG ATTTTGttctaaaagaagacaagTGTGGCTATACACAGGCTTTGTATCCAATCGAGGTGCAGCAACATCCTAA